The genomic stretch ACGAGGCCGAGGCCGCCTACAACAAGGCAGCGGAGGTCGACCCGGACAACGCTCATCACTACTACAGCGAGTTCGGGGTCGAGTATCATCGCCGGGCACCGGAGGTCATGGAACAGTTCCTGGACGATTCCACCCGGGCCATGATCGCCAAGAAGTCCCTCAAGTACCTGCTCAAGTCCATCGGCCTTGATGAAGAGAAGGCGAAAGCGCTGCTCTGACGGCTTCGGCCAGAGGTCAACTTCCGTCAATGAAGGAGCTCGGGAGAGCCCTTTCTATGCTCGCCGTTCCGACGTTCCTGTGCCGGGATGCAATACGAGCACACCTTGGCCTGTGGATAGTAGTGATCCTGGCAGACCAGCCTCCCGCACAAGGAACAGGTGTTCTGGGCAGGCTTGCCACAAATCATACAAAGCCCAACCGTCTCCATGCCTGAAATCCTACGCCGGGCGAGGGTATCAAGGTTTCTGCCCTGCACGTCTCTCTTGCTTCTAGAGTGATAGCAGCAGAGAGATCGCGCATACCAGCAGGATCTGGTGTAGGAAGTAGATGATCAAGGCGTGCCGACCCAGCCAGGTCATTGCCCGCAGCGGTGGTGAACGAACATCCTCTCGCAGTTGAAAGCGTCGCGTGCCATCAGGATACGCCCAGCGGCCAATCGCGATGCCCAGGAGAACCACGCCCAACCAGGGGAGCAAGGGGAAATAATCCACGGAGACGAAATCAATGGGCTCCAAGCCGAGCCAGATGAACCAAGGGGAATGGAATACCTGTCCTGCCAGGACAGCTCCTGCGCCGACCATCAGCGCCCCGGCGGCTGCCGCGAGCCAGGACCTTCTCAAGAATGGATAGGAGAGGATGACGCTGAGGCCGATGCAGTGCAGCACTCCGAAGATCACGTAGCCATTTCCCAGGATCAGGTAGGTGGCCAAGGTGACGCCCATTCCCATGAGGAAGATGCCCGTGCCCCGGAGAGCAAGCTTGCGCAATAGCGCTCGCTCGTCCATCGTTCTTCTGGCGACGGTGGAGCTCAGGTGCAAGGAGATCCCTACCAGAAGAAGGAAAATGGTGCCGATGGAGTAGGCGAAAGCACCGAGTAGGCCGCTGTAGAGCGGTAGGTCAAGCACTCCGAAGAAATCCAGGTCGTATAGGAGATGGAAGGCGATCATCATGAGCACCGCCAATCCCCGGGCTAGGTCGATCTCCCAGAACCGCCCTTGGGGACCGCGACCCTTGAGCCAACCGATAATCAACGATCTCCTGGTCCGCCCTCCATCAGAGATCAATGAAGAGCTCATCCCCTTCCTGGATGATAGGATAGGAGCGTATGTCACGGGCCTGGAGATTGCGGAGCACTTTACCACTGGCCAGGTCGAAGACCGCTCCGTGAGCGGGGCATCTTATGGTGCCTTCGAAGACGATGCCCCGTTCCAGGGGAATGCCCATGTGAGAGCAGCGGCCATCGATGTCGCAGACCACGGCCCGGATCAGGAGCACCCACTCCTCTCACCCAAGGACACGCCTTCGGAGGAGCTCTTGTCCCTCAGCTCCCCCAGGGTGGTCACCCGCTCCGCGAAAGCGTTGTGCTTGTGGATCGATTCCTCGCTCTCGCTGCGAGCGGTCACCAGCACCTCGTCCGGCAGCTGTGGGTATTTGTCCAGCACACGAGAAAGGATATCACGCACCACATCCTCCACGAACTTGGGGTTGCTGTGGGCGTTGATGACCACCTGCGCCTCGTCCGAACGCTTGAGGAGTTCGAAAGTGGGCGAGGAGAAGGAAAGCTCCAGGATCTCGATGAGGTCGTTCGCCTCCACTTCGTACTGTTCTGGTACCTCCACCAGGAGGGTGGAAATGTTGCGCTGGTTGTGCGAGATGACCGGGAGCGAGCCTTCGATGACCACATTTCCCTTGACCAGATCGCGGACGGTCTCCATGGCGCAGGGGCAGGCGGTCATCCCGATGGCCTGGGCGCCGATCATCTTGCGCATTCCATCCCCTCTTTTTCCGTAGGCCTGGGCCGTGAGCTTGAACGCCTCGCGCGAGATGCGTCCGCTCGGTCCCGCCCGGTCCAGGAAGTAGTCGGCGAGCACATTGACCTCGGCGTAGGACGCGTAGTCGTGCTTCTCCAGAAGATCGCGACAAATGTCCTGGCACAGGCTTTCCAGCCCAGAGACCGGCTGTCCTACGCTCGACTCCACCGCTTCGGAGATGACCTCCAAGTTGCGGGAGAGGTGCGATCCGCGTTGCGTCGGGGGCAGGTCGACGAATACATCGATGACACAGTTCAGGCATCCTTGGGTGCCTTTTCTTTGGACCGTGACCTGTTTCTTCACGCCAGTGACGCCGACCCTCGTGAGCTTGAAGCCATTCAGCAGGCGCCTTCCCTGCACGTCCGCTAAAGAGATGAAATCACCGACAGGGTGGATTGGGAGGGCTATTATAAACACTAGCCAATTGACCATGTTCTTGGTAGATTACCGTGCTGTTGGTAAGTTAGACGGGCATCAGACCTTGATTAGTTCGTACCTTCTCCTGCCCAGTCCGAGCTCCTCCGCATACTTGAGCTGCACCGTCCAGTCGACGTCGTACAAGGCCCTCAGTTTGTCCGAGCCGGCCTCTAGTCCCTTCTTCAAGGCTGAGCCCTCCAGCCCCACCTGAGCGTTGACCATGTCGATGGCCGCCTGATCTATGGCCACGATGTCCCTCGAGGCCAGGATGCCGATGTCCGGCACAATCGGCAGGTCGCTCCAGGAGAAGCAGTCGCAATGGGGTGTGAAATCGACGAGGAAGCTGATGTAACCCAGCTTTTCGCCCTTGTCCTTGGTGATGCCGTAGCAGTACTCCACCATCCTTTCTTGCAGGGCATCGTTCGAGGTCCACTCCCCCGGCGAGATGGCCTTGTTGAAGCAGGCGGCGTAGCATTCACCACAGCCGAAGCACTTCTTCTGGTCGATCTTCGCCTTCCTCGAACGCAGGGTGATGGCCCCGGCCGGACAATGCTTGGCGCATTCCCCGCATCCCTTGCATAAGGGCGTCTTGATCGCCGGTCGAATGTCGTTGTGCATCTCTAGCTTGCCTGCTCTGGAGCCGAATCCCATGCCCAGGTTCTTGATCGCTCCCCCGAACCCACTGAGCATGTGCCCCTTGACGTGCGACACGCACAATATGGCATCCGCCCGATGCGCGGCCATGCCAACTTTCACGGTCTTGCAGTGCTTCAATCCGACCGGTATCTCAAACTGGTCCTGGCCGGTAAGGCCATCGGCGATGACCAGTGGAGCGTTCACCACCGGAGGAAAGAAGCCATGCCTGGCAGCGGTCATGAGGTGATCGACCGCGTTCGTCCTCCCTCCCAAGTAGAGGGTGTTGCAGTCGGTGAGGAACGGTTTTCCGCCCTTGGCCGCCACCAGGTCCACCACCTTGGCCACGAACTGTGGCCGGAGGAATGACGAACTTCCAGCCTCCCCAAAATGGGACTTGATAGCTACGAGGTCTCCTTTTTCGAAAACCTGGTCCATACCGGAAGCGCGAAAAAGACGAGCGATCTTGCTGGGAACGCTCTTGGACTTCCTGTCAGCTCTCAGGTCGGTGAAATAGACTTCGGACATCTTGCACTGGACTAGGTTGCTTGACACATATCAACCTTGTGCGCCGAGTGGTATCATTCGCTTGTGCCCGCCAGGTCCGAGATCGTGACCGGGCGATGATGACATATCGCTCTGCGTCCATTCCCTGTCCGATGATGTGTGGGGTGGACGAAGCAGGTCGGGGCCCGGTACTGGGACCTCTGGTGGTGGCCGCCGTCATGCTCGAGAACGACGCCCCACTTCGGGAGCTGGGGGTCAGGGATTCGAAGAAGCTCACTGCTAGAAGGCGGGAGGAGCTCGCCCCGCGGATCAAGGAACTGGCAAGGGTAGAAATCGAGGTGGTCCCGGTCGAGGTCATCGACGAGAAGACGAACGACCATCTCTTGAACGAGCTCGAGGCGGAGGTGTTCGCCAGACTGATCGACAAGCTTGGCCC from Methanomassiliicoccales archaeon encodes the following:
- a CDS encoding heparan-alpha-glucosaminide N-acetyltransferase, with the protein product MSSSLISDGGRTRRSLIIGWLKGRGPQGRFWEIDLARGLAVLMMIAFHLLYDLDFFGVLDLPLYSGLLGAFAYSIGTIFLLLVGISLHLSSTVARRTMDERALLRKLALRGTGIFLMGMGVTLATYLILGNGYVIFGVLHCIGLSVILSYPFLRRSWLAAAAGALMVGAGAVLAGQVFHSPWFIWLGLEPIDFVSVDYFPLLPWLGVVLLGIAIGRWAYPDGTRRFQLREDVRSPPLRAMTWLGRHALIIYFLHQILLVCAISLLLSL
- a CDS encoding Rieske (2Fe-2S) protein, whose protein sequence is MLLIRAVVCDIDGRCSHMGIPLERGIVFEGTIRCPAHGAVFDLASGKVLRNLQARDIRSYPIIQEGDELFIDL
- the mptA gene encoding GTP cyclohydrolase MptA; translated protein: MVNWLVFIIALPIHPVGDFISLADVQGRRLLNGFKLTRVGVTGVKKQVTVQRKGTQGCLNCVIDVFVDLPPTQRGSHLSRNLEVISEAVESSVGQPVSGLESLCQDICRDLLEKHDYASYAEVNVLADYFLDRAGPSGRISREAFKLTAQAYGKRGDGMRKMIGAQAIGMTACPCAMETVRDLVKGNVVIEGSLPVISHNQRNISTLLVEVPEQYEVEANDLIEILELSFSSPTFELLKRSDEAQVVINAHSNPKFVEDVVRDILSRVLDKYPQLPDEVLVTARSESEESIHKHNAFAERVTTLGELRDKSSSEGVSLGERSGCS
- a CDS encoding DUF362 domain-containing protein; translation: MSEVYFTDLRADRKSKSVPSKIARLFRASGMDQVFEKGDLVAIKSHFGEAGSSSFLRPQFVAKVVDLVAAKGGKPFLTDCNTLYLGGRTNAVDHLMTAARHGFFPPVVNAPLVIADGLTGQDQFEIPVGLKHCKTVKVGMAAHRADAILCVSHVKGHMLSGFGGAIKNLGMGFGSRAGKLEMHNDIRPAIKTPLCKGCGECAKHCPAGAITLRSRKAKIDQKKCFGCGECYAACFNKAISPGEWTSNDALQERMVEYCYGITKDKGEKLGYISFLVDFTPHCDCFSWSDLPIVPDIGILASRDIVAIDQAAIDMVNAQVGLEGSALKKGLEAGSDKLRALYDVDWTVQLKYAEELGLGRRRYELIKV